A region from the Microcebus murinus isolate Inina chromosome 3, M.murinus_Inina_mat1.0, whole genome shotgun sequence genome encodes:
- the LGALSL gene encoding galectin-related protein, translated as MPPWANAARPSPPFLFGRRRRRQQEQQEQQEQQRQQRQQRQPRLGSRGPGPGSSRHLRPRGPRCQALPLPLLGRACQVGAGAPGVRARACPCVRAPAPASDPRPRPVHDRPGIPASAPRPKSPAAVPPPAHPAALCKKMAGSVADSDAVVKLDDGHLNNSLSSPVQADVYFPRLIVPFCGHIKGGMRPGKKVLVMGIVDLNPESFAISLTCGDSEDPPADVAIELKAVFTDRQLLRNSCISGERGEEQSAIPYFPFIPDQPFRVEILCEHPRFRVFVDGHQLFDFYHRIPTLSAIDTIKINGDLQITKLG; from the exons ATGCCGCCCTGGGCCAACGCGGCGCGGCCCTCGCCACCTTTCCTCTttgggcggcggcggcggcggcagcaggagcagcaggagcagcaggagcagcagcgcCAGCAGCGCCAGCAGCGCCAGCCGCGACTCGGCAGCCGCGGTCCGGGTCCGGGCAGCAGCCGCCACCTTCGACCTCGGGGCCCACGCTGCCaagctctgcccctccccctacTGGGCCGTGCCTGCCAGGTCGGCGCCGGGGCCCCgggcgtgcgcgcgcgcgcgtgcccTTGTGTGCGCGCGCCCGCGCCAGCCTCGgacccgcgcccccgccccgtgCACGACCGCCCCGGGATCCCCGCCAGCGCGCCGCGTCCCAAGTCCCCCGCCGCCGTGCCGCCACCCGCGCACCCCGCCGCGCTGTGCAAGAAGATGGCGGGATCGGTGGCCGACAGTGATGCCGTTGTG AAACTAGATGATGGGCACTTAAACAACTCCTTGAGCTCTCCAGTTCAAGCCGACGTGTACTTCCCACGACTG ATAGTTCCATTTTGTGGGCACATTAAAGGTGGCATGAGACCAGGCAAAAAGGTGTTAGTGATGGGCATCGTAGACCTCAACCCAGAAAG CTTTGCAATCAGCTTGACCTGTGGTGACTCCGAAGATCCTCCAGCTGATGTGGCAATTGAACTCAAAGCTGTGTTCACAGACCGGCAGCTACTCAGAAATTCTTGCATATCCGGGGAAAGGGGTGAAGAACAGTCAGCAATCCCTTATTTCCCATTCATCCCAGACCAGCCATTCAGG gTGGAAATTCTTTGTGAGCACCCACGTTTCAGAGTATTTGTGGATGGACACCAGCTTTTTGATTTTTACCATCGCATTCCAACGTTATCTGCGATCGACACCATAAAGATAAATGGGGACCTCCAGATCACCAAGCTTGGCTGA